A part of Anser cygnoides isolate HZ-2024a breed goose chromosome 17, Taihu_goose_T2T_genome, whole genome shotgun sequence genomic DNA contains:
- the ESS2 gene encoding splicing factor ESS-2 homolog isoform X1 has protein sequence MMAAAAAAPGASAGALVPVAAEREAAAARPAPKKILDEEAYIESLEKIIQRDFFPDVEKLRAQKEYLEAEENGDLEKMRQIAIKFGSSLGKSSRDTPVPYVTPATFETPEVHPGGLPLGNKSKAGIKAAEEGEAEKDGKDALPNLDSFLAKHTSEDNASFEQIMEVAKEKEKVKHAWLYNAEEEYTQRRNENLALPSAEQQALENVKAGLETWEYTARNTLMYYPTGVPDEEDTFKKPREVVHRNTRFVKDPFSQAVSKSQLQQAAALNAQYKQGKVGPDGKELIPQESPKVNGYGFVATPSPAPGVNESPFMTWGEIETTPLRLDGSETPYVDRTPGPAFKILEPGRRERLGLKMANEVAAKNRAKKQEALRKVTENLASLTPKGLSPAMSPALQRLVNRTASKYTDKALRASYTPSPAHTGTPGYKTPASGPQTPTGTPQSRTVSQTPVSQDTTSITDNLLQLPKRRKASDFF, from the exons atgatggcggcggcggcggcggctcccggggCGTCCGCCGGGGCCTTGGTGCCCGTGGCGGCCGagagggaggcggcggcggcccggccgGCTCCCAAGAAGATCCTGGATGAGGAGGCGTACATCGAG AGTTTAGAGAAGATCATTCAGCGGGACTTCTTTCCCGACGTGGAGAAGCTGCGAGCGCAGAAGGAATATCTGGAGGCTGAGGAAAACGGTGACTTGGAGAAGATGAGGCAAATCGCTATAAAGTTTGGCTCCTCGCTGGGCAAATCGTCGAGGGACACCCCTGTGCCGT ATGTTACTCCGGCCACATTTGAAACCCCAGAAGTGCATCCAGGTGGTCTTCCACTGGGGAATAAATCCAAAGCTGGCAtcaaagctgcagaggaag gagaagcagaaaaagatgGTAAAGATGCACTTCCCAATTTGGACAGCTTCTTAGCAAAACACACGAGTGAAGATAATGCTTCATTTGAGCAGATCATGGAAGTGGccaaagagaaggagaaagtcAAGCATGCTTGGCTGTACAATGCAGAAGAGGAGTACACCCAG CGACGAAATGAAAACCTGGCACTTCCTTCAGCGGAGCAGCAAGCCCTGGAGAATGTGAAAGCTGGGCTGGAGACCTGGGAGTACACTGCTCGAAACACCCTCATGTATTATCCAACAG gtGTACCTGATGAGGAGGACACATTTAAGAAGCCCAGGGAAGTTGTCCATCGAAACACTCGTTTTGTGAAGGACCCTTTTAGCCAAGCCGTGAGCAAATCCCAACTCCAGCAAGCTGCAGCCCTCAATGCTCAG TACAAACAGGGCAAAGTGGGACCAGATGGGAAAGAGCTGATACCCCAGGAGTCTCCAAAAGTGAATGGATACGGATTTGTGGCTACCCCCTCTCCCGCCCCTG GTGTGAATGAGTCTCCTTTCATGACGTGGGGCGAAATCGAAACCACCCCTTTGCGTCTGGATGGGTCGGAAACGCCGTATGTGGACCGAACACCTGGACCAGCTTTCAAG ATCCTGGAGCCTGGGCGTCGTGAGAGGTTAGGACTCAAGATGGCCAATGAAGTGGCAGCTAAAAACCGAGCAAAGAAGCAAGAGGCTCTTCGAAAAGTCACGGAAAACTTGGCCAG CCTCACTCCGAAAGGACTAAGCCCAGCAATGTCACCGGCTTTGCAGCGACTAGTAAACAGGACTGCAAGTAAATACACTGACAAAGCCCTGCGAGCCAGCTATactccttccccagcccacaCGGGAACACCTGGTTACAAGACCCCTGCAAGCGGGCCTCAGACACCCACAGGCACCCCACAGTCTAGGACAGTATCTCAGACACCAGTATCTCAAGACACTACATCGATCACAGACAATTTACTGCAGCTTCCTAAAAGAAGGAAGGCATCTGATTTCTTCTAA
- the TSSK2 gene encoding testis-specific serine/threonine-protein kinase 2, whose protein sequence is MDDAAVLEKKGYSLSVTLGEGSYGKVKSAYCNKLKCNVAIKIIDKRKTPRDFLERFLPREIAALKRLHHPSIIKTYEIFETSSGKVYIIMELGVKGDLLDYIKITGAMKEDFARLKFQQLASAIKHCHDSDLAHRDLKCENILLDKDLNVKLSDFGFSKSLSRDENGRTILSKTFCGSAAYAAPEVLQGIPCDPKISDIWSLGVILYTMVYALMPFDDSNVRKMICIQKQHRIPFPKSKYLTTECKDLIYHLLQPDVSQRLCIDDVLRHSWLQTSKSEIPTSPSAAEIGECSQNLHDEKPEHNQEAKTHSAEQEGEKENGSS, encoded by the coding sequence ATGGACGATGCTGCGGTGCTTGAAAAGAAGGGTTACAGCCTGAGTGTCACGCTGGGAGAAGGCTCGTACGGCAAGGTGAAGTCAGCCTACTGCAACAAGCTGAAATGCAACGTGGCCATAAAGATAATCGACAAGAGGAAAACTCCCCGGGACTTCCTGGAGAGATTTCTTCCCAGGGAAATAGCTGCTTTGAAACGCTTGCACCACCCATCGATCATCAAAACCTATGAGATCTTTGAAACATCCAGTGGGAAAGTGTACATCATCATGGAGCTGGGGGTAAAGGGAGACCTCCTGGACTACATCAAGATCACAGGAGCCATGAAGGAGGACTTTGCTCGTTTAAAGTTCCAGCAGTTGGCTTCTGCCATCAAGCACTGCCATGACTCAGACCTTGCTCACAGGGACCTGAAATGTGAGAACATCCTTCTCGACAAAGACCTAAATGTCAAGCTGTCAGACTTTGGCTTTTCCAAATCCTTGTCTCGGGACGAAAATGGGAGAACCATTCTCAGTAAAACCTTCTGTGGGTCTGCTGCATATGCAGCCCCTGAAGTGCTGCAGGGCATTCCTTGTGACCCCAAGATTTCTGACATATGGAGCCTGGGTGTCATCCTGTATACAATGGTCTACGCATTAATGCCCTTTGATGATTCTAATGTTAGAAAAATGATCTGTATTCAGAAACAACACAGGATTCCCTTCCCCAAGTCAAAATACCTGACTACAGAGTGCAAGGACCTTATTTACCACTTGCTCCAGCCCGATGTATCTCAGAGGCTGTGTATAGATGACGTTTTGAGACACTCATGGTTGCAGACTTCAAAATCAGAAATCCCTACCTCTCCATCAGCTGCGGAAATTGGTGAGTGTTCCCAAAACCTGCATGACGAAAAGCCTGAGCACAACCAGGAAGCCAAAACCCACTCTGCAGaacaggaaggagagaaggaaaacgGATCCTCTTAA
- the ESS2 gene encoding splicing factor ESS-2 homolog isoform X2, which yields MLLRPHLKPQKCIQVVFHWGINPKLASKLQRKAFSLLLLGEAEKDGKDALPNLDSFLAKHTSEDNASFEQIMEVAKEKEKVKHAWLYNAEEEYTQRRNENLALPSAEQQALENVKAGLETWEYTARNTLMYYPTGVPDEEDTFKKPREVVHRNTRFVKDPFSQAVSKSQLQQAAALNAQYKQGKVGPDGKELIPQESPKVNGYGFVATPSPAPGVNESPFMTWGEIETTPLRLDGSETPYVDRTPGPAFKILEPGRRERLGLKMANEVAAKNRAKKQEALRKVTENLASLTPKGLSPAMSPALQRLVNRTASKYTDKALRASYTPSPAHTGTPGYKTPASGPQTPTGTPQSRTVSQTPVSQDTTSITDNLLQLPKRRKASDFF from the exons ATGTTACTCCGGCCACATTTGAAACCCCAGAAGTGCATCCAGGTGGTCTTCCACTGGGGAATAAATCCAAAGCTGGCAtcaaagctgcagaggaag gctttttccctcctcttgttaggagaagcagaaaaagatgGTAAAGATGCACTTCCCAATTTGGACAGCTTCTTAGCAAAACACACGAGTGAAGATAATGCTTCATTTGAGCAGATCATGGAAGTGGccaaagagaaggagaaagtcAAGCATGCTTGGCTGTACAATGCAGAAGAGGAGTACACCCAG CGACGAAATGAAAACCTGGCACTTCCTTCAGCGGAGCAGCAAGCCCTGGAGAATGTGAAAGCTGGGCTGGAGACCTGGGAGTACACTGCTCGAAACACCCTCATGTATTATCCAACAG gtGTACCTGATGAGGAGGACACATTTAAGAAGCCCAGGGAAGTTGTCCATCGAAACACTCGTTTTGTGAAGGACCCTTTTAGCCAAGCCGTGAGCAAATCCCAACTCCAGCAAGCTGCAGCCCTCAATGCTCAG TACAAACAGGGCAAAGTGGGACCAGATGGGAAAGAGCTGATACCCCAGGAGTCTCCAAAAGTGAATGGATACGGATTTGTGGCTACCCCCTCTCCCGCCCCTG GTGTGAATGAGTCTCCTTTCATGACGTGGGGCGAAATCGAAACCACCCCTTTGCGTCTGGATGGGTCGGAAACGCCGTATGTGGACCGAACACCTGGACCAGCTTTCAAG ATCCTGGAGCCTGGGCGTCGTGAGAGGTTAGGACTCAAGATGGCCAATGAAGTGGCAGCTAAAAACCGAGCAAAGAAGCAAGAGGCTCTTCGAAAAGTCACGGAAAACTTGGCCAG CCTCACTCCGAAAGGACTAAGCCCAGCAATGTCACCGGCTTTGCAGCGACTAGTAAACAGGACTGCAAGTAAATACACTGACAAAGCCCTGCGAGCCAGCTATactccttccccagcccacaCGGGAACACCTGGTTACAAGACCCCTGCAAGCGGGCCTCAGACACCCACAGGCACCCCACAGTCTAGGACAGTATCTCAGACACCAGTATCTCAAGACACTACATCGATCACAGACAATTTACTGCAGCTTCCTAAAAGAAGGAAGGCATCTGATTTCTTCTAA